From a region of the Cucumis sativus cultivar 9930 chromosome 6, Cucumber_9930_V3, whole genome shotgun sequence genome:
- the LOC101214068 gene encoding mitogen-activated protein kinase 20 isoform X1: MQTDHRKKNSAELDFFSEYGDANRFKVREVIGKGSYGVVCSAVDTLTNEKVAIKKIHDIFEHVSDAARILREIKLLRLLRHPDIVEIKHIMLPPSRRGFKDIFVVFELMESDLHQVIKANDDLTKEHYQFFLYQLLRALKFIHTANVYHRDLKPKNILANANCKLKICDFGLARVAFSDTPTTIFWTDYVATRWYRAPELCGSFFSKYTPAIDIWSIGCIFAEVLTGKPLFPGKNIVHQLDLMTDLLGTPSLDTISRVRNEKARRYLTSMRKKQPIPFSQKFPNADPLALQLLQRLLAFDPKDRPTAEEALADPYFKGLAKVEREPSCQPISKVEFEFERRKVTKDDIRELIFLEILEYHPQLLKDYLNGTERSNFLYPSALDQFKKQFAHLEDNGGKSGPVYPLERKHASLPRSSVQSNTIPPKVTSNIVSFKDRYAPTAPFGSQLYKDSAAQRIAAAQAKPGRISGPVVPYDSGSIIKDAYDPRMLIRSAFPSHAIHPTYYYQQSCGQNEERSATGAEKDTSMQCKQSPQCGMAAKLAGDTAAATGAFSNSFFMARVGMPKMGNNDRAAHLQVRAQYDAGAVAAATTTTHRNTGVVDYGMTRMC; encoded by the exons ATGCAGACCGATCACCGTAAGAAG AATTCTGCAGAATTGGACTTTTTCTCTGAATATGGTGATGCCAACAGATTCAAAGTCCGCGAAGTTATTGGAAAGGGGAGTTATGGTGTGGTTTGTTCAGCTGTTGACACTCTCACTAATGAAAAAGTGGCAATAAAGAAGATACATGATATTTTTGAACATGTATCTGATGCTGCCCGGATTCTTCGTGAGATAAAGCTCCTCAGGCTTCTGCGCCATCCCGATATTGTTGAAATTAAACACATTATGTTACCACCTTCTCGTAGGGGGttcaaagatatttttgttgtgtttgaGTTGATGGAATCAGATTTGCATCAAGTCATCAAGGCCAATGATGATTTAACAAAAGAGCACTATCAGTTTTTCCTCTACCAGCTACTACGTGCACTGAAATTTATTCACACAG CAAATGTCTACCATCGGGATTTAAAACCAAAGAATATATTGGCAAATGCGAATTGCAAACTTAAAATCTGTGATTTTGGATTGGCTAGAGTTGCTTTCAGTGACACACCGACAACAATATTTTGGACG GACTATGTTGCTACTAGATGGTATAGGGCTCCAGAGCTATGTGGTTCTTTCTTCTCTAAG TATACTCCTGCCATTGACATATGGAGTATTGGCTGCATATTTGCTGAAGTACTGACCGGGAAACCACTTTTTCCTGGTAAAAATATTGTTCAtcagcttgatttgatgacaGATCTGCTTGGAACACCTTCATTAGATACCATTTCTCGG gtaagaaatgaaaaggcCAGGAGGTACTTAACTAGTATGAGGAAGAAGCAGCCAATACCCTTTTCTCAGAAGTTCCCAAATGCTGATCCGCTAGCTCTACAATTGCTACAACGGTTGCTTGCCTTTGATCCAAAGGATCGGCCTACTGCTGAAGAG GCGTTGGCAGATCCTTACTTCAAGGGGCTGGCTAAAGTTGAGAGGGAACCTTCTTGTCAGCCAATCTCAAAGGTGGAGTTTGAATTTGAGAGGAGAAAAGTCACAAAGGATGACATTCGCGAGTTGATATTCCTTGAGATACTTGAATACCATCCTCAACTGCTGAAAGACTACTTAAATGGAACCGAGagatcaaattttctttatccAAG TGCACTAGATCAGTTCAAAAAGCAATTTGCTCATCTTGAAGATAATGGAGGGAAAAGTGGACCAGTTTATCCTCTAGAAAGAAAACATGCATCTCTTCCTAG GTCTTCAGTGCAGTCAAATACCATTCCTCCTAAAGTAACATCAAATATTGTTTCCTTTAAAGATCGATATGCGCCAACAGCTCCGTTCGGCAGTCAGCTTTACAAAGATTCGGCAGCACAGAGGATTGCTGCTGCTCAAG cCAAGCCTGGAAGAATCTCAGGCCCGGTTGTGCCATATGACAGTGGAAGTATCATTAAAGATGCTTACGACCCACGGATGTTAATTAGAAGTGCCTTCCCTTCTCATGCTATCCATCCAACATATTATTACCAGCAATCTTGCGgccaaaatgaagaaagatcAGCAACAGGGGCTGAGAAGGACACGTCCATGCAATGCAAACAATCCCCTCAATGTGGAATGGCTGCCAAATTAGCAGGAGATACAGCTGCTGCCACTGGTGCTTTCTcaaattctttctttatgGCACGTGTAGGCATGCCCAAGATGGGAAACAATGACCGTGCTGCACATTTGCAGGTAAGAGCCCAATATGATGCTGGAGCTGTTGCTGCTGCAACTACCACTACCCATAGAAACACTGGTGTGGTCGATTATGGCATGACCAGAATGTGTTAG
- the LOC101214068 gene encoding mitogen-activated protein kinase 20 isoform X2 → MQTDHRKKNSAELDFFSEYGDANRFKVREVIGKGSYGVVCSAVDTLTNEKVAIKKIHDIFEHVSDAARILREIKLLRLLRHPDIVEIKHIMLPPSRRGFKDIFVVFELMESDLHQVIKANDDLTKEHYQFFLYQLLRALKFIHTANVYHRDLKPKNILANANCKLKICDFGLARVAFSDTPTTIFWTDYVATRWYRAPELCGSFFSKYTPAIDIWSIGCIFAEVLTGKPLFPGKNIVHQLDLMTDLLGTPSLDTISRVRNEKARRYLTSMRKKQPIPFSQKFPNADPLALQLLQRLLAFDPKDRPTAEEALADPYFKGLAKVEREPSCQPISKVEFEFERRKVTKDDIRELIFLEILEYHPQLLKDYLNGTERSNFLYPSALDQFKKQFAHLEDNGGKSGPVYPLERKHASLPRSSVQSNTIPPKVTSNIVSFKDRYAPTAPFGSQLYKDSAAQRIAAAQAKPGRISGPVVPYDSGSIIKDAYDPRMLIRSAFPSHAIHPTYYYQQSCGQNEERSATGAEKDTSMQCKQSPQCGMAAKLAGDTAAATGKSPI, encoded by the exons ATGCAGACCGATCACCGTAAGAAG AATTCTGCAGAATTGGACTTTTTCTCTGAATATGGTGATGCCAACAGATTCAAAGTCCGCGAAGTTATTGGAAAGGGGAGTTATGGTGTGGTTTGTTCAGCTGTTGACACTCTCACTAATGAAAAAGTGGCAATAAAGAAGATACATGATATTTTTGAACATGTATCTGATGCTGCCCGGATTCTTCGTGAGATAAAGCTCCTCAGGCTTCTGCGCCATCCCGATATTGTTGAAATTAAACACATTATGTTACCACCTTCTCGTAGGGGGttcaaagatatttttgttgtgtttgaGTTGATGGAATCAGATTTGCATCAAGTCATCAAGGCCAATGATGATTTAACAAAAGAGCACTATCAGTTTTTCCTCTACCAGCTACTACGTGCACTGAAATTTATTCACACAG CAAATGTCTACCATCGGGATTTAAAACCAAAGAATATATTGGCAAATGCGAATTGCAAACTTAAAATCTGTGATTTTGGATTGGCTAGAGTTGCTTTCAGTGACACACCGACAACAATATTTTGGACG GACTATGTTGCTACTAGATGGTATAGGGCTCCAGAGCTATGTGGTTCTTTCTTCTCTAAG TATACTCCTGCCATTGACATATGGAGTATTGGCTGCATATTTGCTGAAGTACTGACCGGGAAACCACTTTTTCCTGGTAAAAATATTGTTCAtcagcttgatttgatgacaGATCTGCTTGGAACACCTTCATTAGATACCATTTCTCGG gtaagaaatgaaaaggcCAGGAGGTACTTAACTAGTATGAGGAAGAAGCAGCCAATACCCTTTTCTCAGAAGTTCCCAAATGCTGATCCGCTAGCTCTACAATTGCTACAACGGTTGCTTGCCTTTGATCCAAAGGATCGGCCTACTGCTGAAGAG GCGTTGGCAGATCCTTACTTCAAGGGGCTGGCTAAAGTTGAGAGGGAACCTTCTTGTCAGCCAATCTCAAAGGTGGAGTTTGAATTTGAGAGGAGAAAAGTCACAAAGGATGACATTCGCGAGTTGATATTCCTTGAGATACTTGAATACCATCCTCAACTGCTGAAAGACTACTTAAATGGAACCGAGagatcaaattttctttatccAAG TGCACTAGATCAGTTCAAAAAGCAATTTGCTCATCTTGAAGATAATGGAGGGAAAAGTGGACCAGTTTATCCTCTAGAAAGAAAACATGCATCTCTTCCTAG GTCTTCAGTGCAGTCAAATACCATTCCTCCTAAAGTAACATCAAATATTGTTTCCTTTAAAGATCGATATGCGCCAACAGCTCCGTTCGGCAGTCAGCTTTACAAAGATTCGGCAGCACAGAGGATTGCTGCTGCTCAAG cCAAGCCTGGAAGAATCTCAGGCCCGGTTGTGCCATATGACAGTGGAAGTATCATTAAAGATGCTTACGACCCACGGATGTTAATTAGAAGTGCCTTCCCTTCTCATGCTATCCATCCAACATATTATTACCAGCAATCTTGCGgccaaaatgaagaaagatcAGCAACAGGGGCTGAGAAGGACACGTCCATGCAATGCAAACAATCCCCTCAATGTGGAATGGCTGCCAAATTAGCAGGAGATACAGCTGCTGCCACTG GTAAGAGCCCAATATGA
- the LOC101214068 gene encoding mitogen-activated protein kinase 20 isoform X3, with the protein MQTDHRKKNSAELDFFSEYGDANRFKVREVIGKGSYGVVCSAVDTLTNEKVAIKKIHDIFEHVSDAARILREIKLLRLLRHPDIVEIKHIMLPPSRRGFKDIFVVFELMESDLHQVIKANDDLTKEHYQFFLYQLLRALKFIHTANVYHRDLKPKNILANANCKLKICDFGLARVAFSDTPTTIFWTDYVATRWYRAPELCGSFFSKYTPAIDIWSIGCIFAEVLTGKPLFPGKNIVHQLDLMTDLLGTPSLDTISRVRNEKARRYLTSMRKKQPIPFSQKFPNADPLALQLLQRLLAFDPKDRPTAEEALADPYFKGLAKVEREPSCQPISKVEFEFERRKVTKDDIRELIFLEILEYHPQLLKDYLNGTERSNFLYPSALDQFKKQFAHLEDNGGKSGPVYPLERKHASLPRSSVQSNTIPPKVTSNIVSFKDRYAPTAPFGSQLYKDSAAQRIAAAQAWKNLRPGCAI; encoded by the exons ATGCAGACCGATCACCGTAAGAAG AATTCTGCAGAATTGGACTTTTTCTCTGAATATGGTGATGCCAACAGATTCAAAGTCCGCGAAGTTATTGGAAAGGGGAGTTATGGTGTGGTTTGTTCAGCTGTTGACACTCTCACTAATGAAAAAGTGGCAATAAAGAAGATACATGATATTTTTGAACATGTATCTGATGCTGCCCGGATTCTTCGTGAGATAAAGCTCCTCAGGCTTCTGCGCCATCCCGATATTGTTGAAATTAAACACATTATGTTACCACCTTCTCGTAGGGGGttcaaagatatttttgttgtgtttgaGTTGATGGAATCAGATTTGCATCAAGTCATCAAGGCCAATGATGATTTAACAAAAGAGCACTATCAGTTTTTCCTCTACCAGCTACTACGTGCACTGAAATTTATTCACACAG CAAATGTCTACCATCGGGATTTAAAACCAAAGAATATATTGGCAAATGCGAATTGCAAACTTAAAATCTGTGATTTTGGATTGGCTAGAGTTGCTTTCAGTGACACACCGACAACAATATTTTGGACG GACTATGTTGCTACTAGATGGTATAGGGCTCCAGAGCTATGTGGTTCTTTCTTCTCTAAG TATACTCCTGCCATTGACATATGGAGTATTGGCTGCATATTTGCTGAAGTACTGACCGGGAAACCACTTTTTCCTGGTAAAAATATTGTTCAtcagcttgatttgatgacaGATCTGCTTGGAACACCTTCATTAGATACCATTTCTCGG gtaagaaatgaaaaggcCAGGAGGTACTTAACTAGTATGAGGAAGAAGCAGCCAATACCCTTTTCTCAGAAGTTCCCAAATGCTGATCCGCTAGCTCTACAATTGCTACAACGGTTGCTTGCCTTTGATCCAAAGGATCGGCCTACTGCTGAAGAG GCGTTGGCAGATCCTTACTTCAAGGGGCTGGCTAAAGTTGAGAGGGAACCTTCTTGTCAGCCAATCTCAAAGGTGGAGTTTGAATTTGAGAGGAGAAAAGTCACAAAGGATGACATTCGCGAGTTGATATTCCTTGAGATACTTGAATACCATCCTCAACTGCTGAAAGACTACTTAAATGGAACCGAGagatcaaattttctttatccAAG TGCACTAGATCAGTTCAAAAAGCAATTTGCTCATCTTGAAGATAATGGAGGGAAAAGTGGACCAGTTTATCCTCTAGAAAGAAAACATGCATCTCTTCCTAG GTCTTCAGTGCAGTCAAATACCATTCCTCCTAAAGTAACATCAAATATTGTTTCCTTTAAAGATCGATATGCGCCAACAGCTCCGTTCGGCAGTCAGCTTTACAAAGATTCGGCAGCACAGAGGATTGCTGCTGCTCAAG CCTGGAAGAATCTCAGGCCCGGTTGTGCCATATGA
- the LOC101221532 gene encoding protein MEI2-like 5 → MEPQSEDSMSGQAKNLLVNVPRKAGSSAWGIPCASDSFHASSDVSLFSSSLPVLPHEKLDFDSELCQSDGADLSNELDPKTDIKDPLEEVEVEVDAIGNLLPDDDELFSGLMDDFDLSGLPSQLEDLEEYDLFGSGGGMELDFEPQENLSMGMSKLNLSDSVTGSMVSHYALPNGVGTVAGEHPYGEHPSRTLFVRNINSNVEDAELRALFEQYGDIRTLYTACKHRGFVMISYYDIRAARTAMRALQNKPLRRRKLDIHFSIPKDNPSEKDINQGTLVVFNLDASVSNDDLRRIFGAYGEVKEIRETPHKRHHKFIEFYDVRAAEAALRALNRSDIAGKRIKLEPSRPGGARRNLMQQLSQELEQDDARTFRHQVGSPATNSPPGNWSHIGSPVEHNSFSKSPGLGSLSPINSSHLSGLASILPPNLSNSPRIAPIGKDQGRANHASQVLTNSALMQGTTYHHHQSFPDNKFSSNGGSTSSVADLNSNSSSIGTLSGPQFLWGSPTPYAERPNSSAWPTPSAGQPFTSNGQGQGFPYVRHHGSLLGSHHHHVGSAPSGVPLDRPFGYFPESPETSFMSPGTLGSTSLSRHNGNFMNLSTRAAMTGGLGLPTNMAENGSPNFRLMSLPRQGSIYYGNGSFPGSGVVSADGLLERGRSRRVENVGNQIESKKQYQLDLEKIVSGEDTRTTLMIKNIPNKYTSKMLLAAIDENHRGAYDFLYLPIDFKNKCNVGYAFINMVSPTQIIPFYEAFNGKKWEKFNSEKVASLAYARIQGKTALVTHFQNSSLMNEDKRCRPILFRSEGQEIGDQDILLSSNLNICIRQPDGSYSGDSLDSPKGHPDEKPEN, encoded by the exons ATGGAGCCACAATCTGAAGATTCTATGTCGg GCCAAGCCAAAAATTTATTAGTCAACGTTCCCCGAAAAGCGGGAAGTAGTGCATGGGGAATTCCTTGCGCATCTGACTCTTTTCACGCCTCATCTGATGTTAGCTTGTTTTCCAGTTCATTGCCAGTCCTACCACATGAGAAAT TGGATTTTGATTCTGAGCTTTGTCAATCTGATGGTGCTGACTTATCCAATGAACTTGACCCCAAAACTGACATCAAGGACCCTCTTGAAGAGGTAGAGGTAGAAGTAGATGCAATCGGCAATCTGCTTCCCGATGATGATGAGCTTTTCAGCGGTTTAATGGATGATTTTGACTTAAGTGGATTGCCCAGTCAACTAGAGGATTTGGAAGAGTATGACCTATTTGGCAGTGGAGGGGGAATGGAACTAGATTTTGAACCTCAAGAAAACCTGAGTATGGGTATGTCAAAATTGAATCTGTCTGACAGTGTTACTGGAAGCATGGTTAGTCATTATGCTCTGCCAAATGGTGTGGGAACGGTGGCCGGAGAGCATCCATATGGGGAACATCCATCAAGGACATTGTTTGTAAGGAATATCAATAGTAATGTCGAGGATGCTGAGTTAAGGGCCCTCTTTGAG CAATATGGAGATATAAGAACTTTATACACTGCTTGCAAGCATAGGGGTTTTGTGATGATATCTTACTATGACATTCGAGCGGCTCGCACAGCAATGCGTGCATTGCAAAACAAACCTTTGAGGCGACGAAAACTTgacattcatttttcaataccAAAG GATAATCCTTCAGAAAAGGATATTAACCAGGGAACTCTTGTTGTATTCAATCTGGATGCCTCAGTTTCAAATGATGACCTTCGTCGAATATTTGGGGCTTATGGAGAAGTAAAGGAG ATTAGGGAAACACCACACAAGCGTCATCATAAGTTCATAGAGTTTTATGACGTTAGAGCAGCAGAGGCTGCTCTAAGGGCATTAAATAGGAGTGATATAGCAGGCAAGCGAATAAAGCTTGAACCTAGCCGTCCTGGAGGGGCACGTAGGAA TTTAATGCAGCAATTAAGTCAAGAGTTGGAACAAGATGACGCTCGGACTTTTCGTCATCAGGTTGGTTCGCCAGCAACCAATTCACCTCCAG GTAACTGGTCACATATTGGTAGTCCGGTGGAACATAATTCATTTAGCAAGTCCCCTGGTTTGGGAAGCCTGAGCCCCATAAACAGCAGTCATTTGTCTGGCTTGGCTTCTATTCTTCCTCCTAATCTGTCAAACTCTCCAAGAATAGCACCAATTGGAAAGGACCAAGGAAGGGCTAATCATGCCAGCCAAGTGCTCACCAATTCTGCATTGATGCAAGGAACAACCTACCACCATCATCAATCCTTTCCTGACAACAAATTTAGCTCAAATGGTGGATCTACATCTTCTGTTGCTGACTTGAATTCCAATTCATCCAGTATTGGGACATTATCTGGTCCTCAGTTCCTATGGGGAAGCCCAACCCCCTATGCTGAACGTCCAAATTCTTCAGCTTGGCCGACACCATCTGCAGGACAGCCATTTACTTCTAATGGGCAAGGACAAGGTTTTCCATATGTTAGACACCATGGTTCTTTGCTTGGTTCTCATCACCATCACGTAGGATCTGCTCCATCGGGTGTTCCTCTTGATAGGCCTTTTGGTTATTTCCCAGAGTCACCAGAAACATCCTTCATGAGTCCAGGTACACTAGGGAGCACAAGTTTAAGTCGACACAATGGTAATTTTATGAACTTGAGTACACGAGCAGCTATGACTGGTGGTCTTGGTCTTCCAACAAATATGGCTGAAAATGGCTCTCCCAACTTTAGACTGATGTCTTTGCCCAGGCAAGGCTCTATTTACTATGGCAATGGCTCTTTTCCCGGGTCTGGTGTTGTGAGCGCTGATGGATTGCTGGAACGTGGTCGTAGTAGGCGAGTTGAGAATGTTGGGAACCAAATTGAGAGCAAGAAGCAGTATCAGCTTGATTTGGAAAAAATTGTCAGTGGGGAAGATACTAGGACCACACTAATGATAAAAAACATCCCCAACAA GTACACATCAAAGATGCTTTTGGCTGCTATTGATGAAAATCACCGTGGTGCTTATGATTTTCTATACTTGCCTATTGATTTCAAG AATAAGTGCAATGTCGGTTATGCCTTCATCAATATGGTGTCACCCACACAAATCATTCCCTTCTATGAG GCATTCAATGGTAAGAAGTGGGAAAAGTTCAATAGTGAAAAGGTTGCTTCACTAGCTTATGCTCGAATTCAGGGCAAGACTGCTCTAGTAACACACTTTCAGAACTCGAGCCTAATGAATGAGGACAAGCGATGTCGGCCGATTCTCTTTCGATCTGAAGGCCAAGAGATTGGTGACCAG GATATTCTCCTCTCCAGCAACCTGAACATATGCATTCGTCAGCCAGATGGATCATACTCAGGGGATTCATTGGACAGCCCAAAGGGCCACCCAGATGAAAAGCCAGAAAATTAA